A genomic stretch from Setaria viridis chromosome 1, Setaria_viridis_v4.0, whole genome shotgun sequence includes:
- the LOC117841722 gene encoding large ribosomal subunit protein uL3c yields MAMAAVGIAGGALALLLPQQRGRRGGGCAVSFRRAGASVTVRASYEAGVGVMATKVGMMTYFDPETGKPVPVTVVGFRDGGNVVTQVKTAATDGYDAVQVGYHGVRDDKLTRPELGHLGKAGAPPLRHLQEFRLTTVDAFEPGQELDFAELFKEGDLVDVSGNSIGKGFQGGIKRHNFKRGLMTHGSKSHRQLGSIGAGTTPGRVYKGKKMPGRMGGTKTKIRKLKIVKIDNDLRVVMIKGAVPGKPGNLLRIAPAKIVGKNIPKN; encoded by the exons ATGGCCATGGCGGCCGTGGGCATCGCCGGCGGCGCACtggcgctcctcctcccgcagcAGCGtggccgccggggcggcggctgcgcggTGTCGTTCAGGCGCGCGGGGGCGTCGGTGACGGTGCGCGCGTCGTACGAGGCCGGGGTGGGCGTGATGGCGACCAAGGTGGGGATGATGACCTACTTCGACCCGGAGACGGGGAAGCCGGTGCCGGTGACGGTAGTCGGGTTCCGGGATGGCGGGAACGTGGTGACGCAGGTGAAGACGGCGGCCACGGACGGGTACGACGCCGTGCAGGTCGGGTACCACGGCGTGCGCGACGACAAGCTCACGCGCCCGGAGCTGGGCCACCTGGGCaaggccggcgcgccgccgctgcgccaccTGCAGGAGTTCAGGCTCACCACCGTCGACGCGTTCGAGCCCGGACAGGAGCTCGACTTCGCCGAGCTCTTCAAGGAGGGCGACCTCGTCGACGTCTCCGgcaactccatcggcaaggggTTCCAAG GTGGTATCAAGAGGCACAACTTCAAGCGTGGGTTGATGACTCACGGTTCCAAGAGCCACAGGCAGCTGGGTTCCATTGGTGCTGGAACAacgccggggcgcgtgtacaaGGGGAAGAAGATGCCCGGGAGGATGGGAGGAACCAAGACCAAGATCAGGAAGCTCAAGATCGTCAAGATTGACAACGACCTCCGGGTCGTCATGATCAAGGGCGCTGTGCCAGGCAAGCCCGGCAACCTCCTCCGCATCGCGCCTGCCAAGATTGTTGGCAAGAACATCCCCAAGAACTAG
- the LOC117853577 gene encoding uncharacterized protein, producing the protein MSFVAAHSKHGTWIVGVGGLGGSTIIYEPSTPAAGTLRGPELSVPKEEPILISHGGKVYAISRRPKVHRRLNLDFPPWFESLSFKKGVACIYHDGCPSWKSLPPPPCFPCSLDPWDFRYPPDISVSSYAAVGSHMLLSLQQEETGTYAFHLVEKTWEKVCDKNLPFVGQAVPIGGSLFAACRVMPNSGLHTTGAGQAHYQLNPRVPGGIGGRDSQAALLPNGKGQLLFHQAWVLSPKPQSQILRICRLS; encoded by the coding sequence ATGTCCTTTGTCGCCGCGCATTCAAAGCACGGCACCTGGATCGTCGGCGTCGGTGGGCTAGGAGGGAGCACCATCATCTACGAACCGagcacgccggccgccggtaCGCTCCGGGGCCCGGAGCTCTCCGTCCCCAAAGAAGAACCCATCCTGATCTCGCACGGAGGCAAAGTATACGCCATCTCACGCCGCCCCAAGGTCCATCGCAGATTGAATCTCGACTTCCCGCCATGGTTCGAGTCCCTCAGCTTCAAGAAGGGTGTCGCCTGCATCTACCACGACGGCTGTCCCTCCTGGAAGAGCTTGCCGCCACCTCCCTGTTTCCCTTGCTCCCTGGATCCATGGGATTTCCGGTACCCGCCCGACATCTCGGTCTCATCCTACGCTGCCGTCGGCTCCCACATGTTGCTTTCGCTGCAACAAGAAGAGACGGGCACCTACGCTTTCCATTTGGTGGAGAAGACGTGGGAGAAGGTCTGCGACAAGAACCTGCCTTTTGTTGGCCAGGCTGTGCCCATTGGCGGCAGCCTCTTCGCCGCCTGCCGCGTCATGCCCAACAGTGGTCTCCACACCACTGGTGCCGGGCAAGCTCACTACCAGCTTAATCCAAGAGTTCCCGGTGGCATCGGAGGGAGAGATTCCCAGGCTGCTCTTCTGCCCAATGGGAAGGGGCAGCTTCTGTTCCACCAGGCTTGGGTCCTGTCGCCAAAGCCGCAAAGCCAAATACTAAGGATCTGCAGATTATCTTGA
- the LOC117866813 gene encoding uncharacterized protein isoform X1 encodes MAAPSGVDRQFVMLRTTLRGKIFELTGRKQMSVRWRKRLLELAKRLEEILYRKFPNRNDYYNMMKGPIKPHLLYAVKTLSAQNRQNQQNPQMARDTASLSATMTLHQQMEDMAALSGVDQQFVMLRTTMHEKIFKHIEKIPMSAEWRKRLPDLVNRLERILYRKFPNRNDYDNMMKGPIEPQLLCAVKTLKNRVNQQNPQMTRETASSSSTMTLDENHGDPCEKSASLPADVQNNADEPDRTE; translated from the exons ATGGCAGCCCCCTCAGGAGTGGACCGGCAGTTTGTGATGCTACGGACCACTCTGCGCGGAAAGAT ATTCGAGCTAACAGGAAGGAAACAAATGTCGGTCCGGTGGCGGAAGCGGTTGCTAGAACTGGCGAAGCGGCTTGAGGAGATCTTGTATAGAAAATTCCCAAACAGG AATGACTACTACAATATGATGAAGGGGCCAATTAAGCCACACTTATTGTATGCTGTTAAGACTTTGAGCGCTCAGAACCGGCAAAATCAACAGAACCCACAAATGGCAAGGGATACAGCATCTTTGTCCGCCACAATGACTCTG CACCAGCAAATGGAGGACATGGCAGCCCTCTCAGGAGTGGACCAGCAGTTTGTGATGCTACGGACCACTATGCATGAAAAGAT ATTTAAGCATATAGAAAAGATACCAATGTCGGCCGAGTGGCGGAAGCGGTTGCCAGATCTGGTGAATCGGCTCGAGAGGATCTTATATAGAAAATTCCCAAATAGG AATGACTATGACAATATGATGAAGGGGCCAATTGAGCCACAATTACTGTGTGCTGTTAAGACTTTGAAGAACCGTGTAAATCAACAGAACCCACAAATGACTAGGGAGACAGCATCTTCATCCAGCACAATGACtctg GATGAGAACCATGGTGATCCCTGTGAGAAATCTGCATCCCTCCCGGCTGATGTGCAGAACAATGCAGATGAGCCCGACAGGACTG AATGA
- the LOC117841719 gene encoding spliceosome-associated protein 130 A: MYLYSLTLQRATGAVCAVIGSFSGRDAKKAASGSASTQEIAVARGSTLDLLRLDPETGRLRTLLSVDVFSAIRSLAQFRLTGASKDYLVVGSDSGRLVILEYSPDRNRLDKVHQETFGKSGCRRIVPGQLLAVDPKGRALCIAALEKQKLVYVLNRDAAACLTISAPLEAHKSNTLTFSLTALDCGFDNPIFAAIELEDAESDRDPTGQAANQAQKVLTFYELDLGLNHVSRKASEPIDNGANLLVTVPGGGDGPSGVLVCCDNFVLYRNQGHPEVRAVIPRRADLPAERGVLIVAAATHRQKTLFFFLLQTEYGDIFKVDLEHSGDTVTGLRIKYFDTVPVTSAICVLRSGFLLFAASEFGNHALYQFRDIGRDADVETSSATLMETEEGFQPVFFQPRALKNLMRIDDIESLMPVMDMRVANLFDEETPQIFTACGHGPRSTLRILRPGLAISEMARSVLPAEPIAVWTVKKNINDMFDAYIVVSFANATLVLSIGETIEEVSDSQFLDTTHSLSVTLLGEDSLMQVHPNGIRHIREDGRVNEWRTPGKKTITKVGSNRLQVVIALSGGELIYFEMDMTGQLMEVEKQDMSGDVACLAIAPVPEGRQRSRFLAVGSYDNTIRILSLDPDDCLQPLSVQSVSSAPESLLFLEVQASVGGEDGADYPANLFLNAGLQNGVLFRTNVDMVTGQLSDTRSRFLGLRPPKLFPCIVSHRQAMLCLSSRPWLGYIHQGHFLLTPLSCDTLESAASFSSDQCSEGVVAVAGDALHIFTIERLGETFNETAIPLRYTPRKFVILPKKKYIAVIESDKGAFNAEEREAAKKECLEASGAVEDGNANNADPMENGDGQENGAEDGNTFPDEQYGYPKAESERWVSCIRILDPRSRDTTCLLELQDNEAAVSICTVNFHDKEHGTLLAVGTAKGLQFWPKRTLAGGFIHIYKFVEDGRSLELLHKTQVEEVPLVLCQFQGRLLAGVGSVLRLYDLGKRKLLRKCENKLFLKTIVSIHTYRDRIYVGDMQESFHYCKYRRDENQLYIFADDSVPRWLTAAQHIDFDTMAGADKLGNIYFARLPKDISDEIEEDPTGGKINWEQGKLNGAPNKVEEIVQFHVGDVVTCLQKACLIPGGGECLIYGTVMGSVGALLAFTSREDVDFFSHLEMHLRQEHPPLCGRDHMAYRSAYFPVKDVIDGDLCEQYPTLPADMQRKIADELDRTPGEILKKLEDIRNKII; the protein is encoded by the exons aTGTACCTCTACAGTCTGACGCTGCAGCGGGCGACGGGGGCGGTGTGCGCCGTCATCGGCAGCTTCAGCGGGCGCGACGCGAAGAAGGCGGCGTCCGGGTCCGCGTCGACGCAGGAGATCGCCGTGGCCCGGGGAAGCACGCTCGACCTCCTGCGCTTGGACCCGGAGACGGGCCGCCTCCGCACGCTCCTCTCCGTCGACGTCTTCAGTGCCATCCGCTCGCTCGCGCAGTTCCGCCTCACCGGCGCCAGCAAGGACTACCTCGTCGTCGGCTCCGACTCCGGCCGCCTCGTCATCCTCGAGTACTCCCCCGACCGCAACCGCTTGGACAAGGTCCACCAGGAGACCTTCGGCAAGTCCGGCTGCCGCCGCATCGTCCCCGGCCAGCTGCTCGCGGTCGACCCCAAGGGCCGCGCGCTCTGCATCGCCGCGCTCGAGAagcagaagctcgtctacgtcCTCaaccgcgacgccgccgcgtgCCTCACCATCTCGGCCCCGCTCGAGGCGCACAAGTCCAACACCCTCACCTTCTCCCTCACCGCGCTCGACTGTGGGTTCGACAACCCCATCTTCGCCGCCATCGAGCTCGAGGATGCTGAATCTGACCGCGACCCAACGGGGCAGGCTGCGAACCAGGCGCAGAAGGTCCTCACCTTCTACGAGCTTGACCTGGGGCTCAACCATGTCTCCCGCAAGGCCTCTGAGCCGATTGATAATGGTGCCAATCTTCTTGTGACTGTCCCTGGTGGCGGCGACGGTCCGAGCGGGGTTCTTGTGTGCTGTGACAACTTCGTGCTGTACCGGAACCAGGGGCACCCAGAGGTTCGTGCTGTCATTCCACGGCGTGCTGACCTCCCTGCTGAGCGTGGTGTCCtaattgttgctgctgctacacACAGGCAAAAgactttgttcttcttcttactACAGACCGAGTATGGTGACATCTTCAAGGTCGACCTTGAACACAGTGGGGATACTGTTACTGGGCTCAGGATCAAATACTTTGACACCGTACCTGTAACATCAGCTATCTGTGTGCTGCGATCGGGTTTCCTCCTCTTTGCTGCTTCAGAGTTTGGCAACCATGCACTTTACCAGTTCCGTGACATTGGCCGGGATGCAGATGTCGAGACCTCTTCAGCAACATTGATGGAAACAGAGGAGGGGTTCCAGCCGGTATTCTTTCAGCCAAGGGCACTAAAGAACCTCATGCGCATAGACGACATTGAGAGCCTCATGCCAGTCATGGATATGCGTGTTGCAAATTTATTTGATGAGGAAACACCCCAGATATTCACAGCCTGTGGCCATGGTCCACGCTCCACACTTCGCATCCTGAGGCCTGGCCTTGCCATCAGCGAGATGGCACGATCAGTGCTGCCTGCAGAGCCTATTGCTGTGTGGACTGTCAAGAAGAATATCAATGACATGTTTGATGCCTACATTGTTGTGTCTTTTGCTAATGCTACACTTGTGCTCTCTATTGGTGAAACAATTGAAGAAGTCAGTGACAGCCAGTTCCTGGATACCACTCACTCGCTTTCAGTCACTCTCCTCGGTGAGGACTCTCTCATGCAGGTCCATCCAAATGGTATCAGGCACATCAGGGAGGATGGCCGTGTCAACGAGTGGAGGACGCCTGGAAAGAAAACTATTACAAAGGTTGGATCAAACCGGCTCCAGGTAGTAATCGCACTCAGTGGCGGAGAGCTCATCTATTTTGAGATGGACATGACTGGTCAGCTCATGGAGGTGGAGAAGCAGGACATGTCTGGCGATGTTGCATGCCTGGCCATTGCACCGGTCCCTGAGGGGAGGCAAAGGTCCAGATTTCTCGCTGTAGGATCCTATGATAACACCATCCGTATCCTCTCTCTGGACCCTGATGACTGCCTGCAGCCTTTAAGTGTCCAGAGTGTATCATCGGCACCAGAATCACTCCTATTCCTGGAGGTCCAGGCATCAGTTGGTGGTGAGGATGGTGCCGACTATCCTGCCAACCTTTTCCTCAATGCTGGTTTGCAAAATGGTGTTCTTTTCCGGACAAATGTTGACATGGTTACAGGTCAGCTATCGGACACACGATCTCGATTCCTTGGCCTGAGACCTCCAAAGCTATTTCCCTGTATAGTTAGCCACAGGCAAGCAATGCTCTGCCTGTCCAGCCGTCCCTGGCTGGGCTATATACATCAAGGTCACTTCCTCTTGACACCATTGTCCTGTGATACGCTCGAATCTGCTGCATCCTTTTCTTCTGATCAGTGCTCAGAAGgtgttgttgctgttgctggagATGCCCTACATATTTTCACCATTGAACGCCTGGGAGAGACTTTCAACGAGACAGCCATCCCTCTGCGCTACACCCCGAGGAAGTTTGTGATTCTaccaaagaaaaaatatattgcTGTCATTGAGAGCGATAAGGGTGCATTCAACGCAGAAGAGCGAGAAGCTGCTAAGAAAGAGTGCCTCGAGGCTTCTGGTGCCGTGGAGGATGGAAATGCGAATAATGCGGATCCAATGGAGAATGGGGACGGGCAAGAAAATGGTGCTGAGGATGGCAACACATTTCCTGATGAACAGTATGGTTATCCGAAGGCAGAATCGGAGCGGTGGGTTTCCTGCATTAGGATCCTTGATCCAAGGAGTAGGGACACGACCTGTCTGCTGGAATTGCAGGATAATGAGGCTGCTGTGAGTATTTGCACTGTGAATTTCCATGATAAGGAGCACGGCACTCTTCTTGCTGTTGGCACTGCCAAGGGATTGCAGTTCTGGCCAAAGAGGACCCTTGCTGGTGGGTTCATCCACATATATAAGTTTGTGGAGGATGGGAGGTCACTTGAACTTCTACACAAGACACAAGTGGAGGAAGTACCTCTTGTGTTGTGCCAATTCCAAGGACGGCTACTTGCAGGTGTTGGTTCAGTGCTCAGACTATATGATCTGGGGAAGAGAAAGTTGCTCAGGAAATGTGAAAACAAGCTTTTTCTAAAGACAATAGTGTCTATTCATACCTACCGTGATAGGATCTATGTTGGCGATATGCAAGAG TCATTTCACTACTGCAAGTACAGACGGGATGAAAACCAACTATACATCTTTGCTGATGACAGTGTTCCCAGATGGCTTACCGCAGCTCAACATATAGATTTTGACACTATGGCTGGAGCAGATAAGCTTGGGAATATATATTTTGCTCGTCTTCCTAAGGATATTTCAGATGAGATCGAAGAGGACCCAACTGGAGGAAAGATAAATTGGGAGCAAGGAAAGTTAAATGGTGCCCCTAACAAAGTTGAGGAAATCGTGCAGTTTCATGTCGGTGATGTTGTCACATGTTTGCAGAAGGCCTGTTTAATTCCTGGCGGAGGTGAATGTCTTATTTACGGAACTGTGATGGGCAGTGTGGGTGCACTGCTTGCATTCACTTCCAGGGAAGATGTTGACTTCTTCTCTCACTTGGAGATGCATCTCCGTCAGGAGCATCCACCATTATGTGGAAGAGATCACATGGCCTACAGATCTGCTTATTTTCCAGTGAAG GATGTGATAGATGGTGATCTCTGCGAGCAGTATCCGACCCTACCAGCTGATATGCAGAGGAAGATCGCTGATGAGCTCGACAGAACACCTGGTGAAATCCTGAAGAAGCTAGAAGACATCAGGAACAAGATCATCTGA
- the LOC117841721 gene encoding uncharacterized protein gives MPGGEDVRKVSRQDIQLVQNLIERCLQLYMNQKEVVDTLSLQAKIEPSFTELVWQKLEEENREFFKAYYVRLMLMNQIVAFNKLLEQQYQIMSKDHPSGVPSMPPTAPNGSNSSTLNQNVSFLADTIPSAAMQDSLLHNGGSNGIVNGASSSDQFMYPSKVVHGLASGMDASSSLLAAHNSTVGQFNGHNGATIKTESGYSSNSDFGFGNENVFLEQSVGDVSGGSFSSSELNGPQLGDPIMDMDSSSYGFLSQIPRNFSFSDLTEDFSQSAEILENYGRSPFIPSEANNFPESAAGEHAEIGNRRLDTISEGVNFEDFGSD, from the exons ATGCCGGGAGGGGAGGACGTCCGCAAGGTCTCGCGGCAGGACATACAGCTT GTCCAGAATCTCATCGAACGTTGCCTTCAGCTCTATATGAATCAGAAAGAAGTGGTTGATACTCTATCTTTGCAGGCAAAAATAGAACCTAGTTTCACTGAACTTG TCTGGCAGAAACTTGAGGAAGAGAATCGTGAGTTTTTTAAGGCATACTATGTGAGGCTAATGCTTATGAATCAAATAGTGGCCTTCAATAAGCTCCTCGAGCAGCAGTATCAGATTATGAGTAAAGATCATCCTTCTGGAGTACCTTCTATGCCTCCTACTGCTCCTAATGGCTCAAACTCTAGCACAT TGAACCAAAATGTGTCCTTTCTGGCAGACACTATCCCCAGTGCTGCAATGCAAGATAGCTTGTTGCATAATGGAGGTTCTAATGGTATAGTAAATGGTGCCTCTTCAAGTGACCAATTTATGTATCCCAGTAAAGTTGTTCATGGCCTTGCTAGTGGCATGGATGCTTCATCAAGCCTGCTAGCAGCACATAATTCAACCGTTGGGCAGTTTAATGGACACAATGGAGCAACAATAAAGACAGAGTCTGGCTACTCGAGCAACTCAGattttggattcggcaatgagAATGTGTTCCTAGAGCAGTCGGTTGGAGATGTATCAGGAGGATCCTTTAGCAGCTCTGAGTTGAATGGACCACAATTAGGTGATCCAATTATGGACATGGATTCATCTTCATATGGTTTCTTGAGCCAGATTCCTCGTAATTTCAGTTTTTCGGATTTGACAGAGGATTTCAGCCAAAGTGCAG AAATACTAGAGAATTATGGCCGATCCCCTTTCATTCCTTCCGAGGCAAATAACTTCCCAGAGTCAGCTGCTGGAGAACATGCAG AAATAGGAAATAGGCGGCTAGATACAATATCTGAGGGTGTTAACTTTGAAGATTTTGGAAGTGATTAA
- the LOC117866813 gene encoding uncharacterized protein isoform X2, with protein sequence MAAPSGVDRQFVMLRTTLRGKIFELTGRKQMSVRWRKRLLELAKRLEEILYRKFPNRNDYYNMMKGPIKPHLLYAVKTLSAQNRQNQQNPQMARDTASLSATMTLHQQMEDMAALSGVDQQFVMLRTTMHEKMMRTMVIPVRNLHPSRLMCRTMQMSPTGLNDYLAMMKRATEIQLGLPIRPSVLLSIRYLQAISTPYFGVRRKVDRCIVICFIFEGETKSFTLLLSA encoded by the exons ATGGCAGCCCCCTCAGGAGTGGACCGGCAGTTTGTGATGCTACGGACCACTCTGCGCGGAAAGAT ATTCGAGCTAACAGGAAGGAAACAAATGTCGGTCCGGTGGCGGAAGCGGTTGCTAGAACTGGCGAAGCGGCTTGAGGAGATCTTGTATAGAAAATTCCCAAACAGG AATGACTACTACAATATGATGAAGGGGCCAATTAAGCCACACTTATTGTATGCTGTTAAGACTTTGAGCGCTCAGAACCGGCAAAATCAACAGAACCCACAAATGGCAAGGGATACAGCATCTTTGTCCGCCACAATGACTCTG CACCAGCAAATGGAGGACATGGCAGCCCTCTCAGGAGTGGACCAGCAGTTTGTGATGCTACGGACCACTATGCATGAAAAGAT GATGAGAACCATGGTGATCCCTGTGAGAAATCTGCATCCCTCCCGGCTGATGTGCAGAACAATGCAGATGAGCCCGACAGGACTG AATGACTACCTTGCTATGATGAAGAGAGCGACTGAAATACAGCTAGGGTTGCCAATAAGGCCCTCAGTACTCTTGAGTATCCGATACCTCCAAGCAATAAGCACTCCCTACTTTGGTGTCAGGAGGAAGGTTGACAGATGCATAGTAATATGTTTCATATTTGAGGGAGAGACCAAGAGTTTTACTCTACTGTTATCCGCTTGA